From the genome of Stigmatopora nigra isolate UIUO_SnigA chromosome 2, RoL_Snig_1.1, whole genome shotgun sequence:
aacaaggaaagttggaaaacattaaagtaaaaagtataaagtacaaagtaaagtaaaaaagaatgctttaggaaatattaaaatgtcatttaaaaaaagatagaagagctgtaaaacatgaaaaacataagagtctgacacccttggtgcagagctactgccacaggcttccgcttgaacggcgccgttcaagcggaagcctgtggcagtagctctgcaccaagggtgtcagactcttatgtttttcatgttttacagctcttctatctttttttaaatgacattttaatatttcctaaagcattcttttttactttactttgtactttatactttttactttaatgttttccaactttccttgttctgttagcctggcatttttcggccacttcttttttgttcgggggaccagccagccatgcctacgctgtcacacacatggaactatctgtcacaatacgcagcagaaggagcaacacctcggtaccgccggaggtctggagctggacaaaagtgctgggagaagaggcaacgcttctgaccaaccattccatcgtgggatgggatggaagagttgtaggcccctaacagcgacggagtcgagattttctgccctgctgctgttttcttcagcttcagactactgagtaactgtgcaaataagcttgcaagagcgtattctccaccttggtcacagtctgcagcagttccccatctcgtggaagacttcctgtgtgtggttccagtttttgcccaatttacaaggtcgtttttgagtccgattcagctaccgcaaccaaattggcgctgtttaagcagcagccggcggccactgtagctttgtccactcttgttcgttttgtgttttgcggcttttatgttttaatgatttgatgattccatttactttgatttgctttgtactttgtgctttttgctttgctgttctgtggggttccagtttttgtccaactctacaatgtctttttgagtccgattcagttaccgcaaccaaatggcgctgtttaagcggcagccggcggccacggtagctttgtccactcttgttcgttttgtgttttgcggcttttatgttttaatgatttgatgattttaatgattgatgctgtttattctgtctaatcaccctcttgctacctgccacaatgtaatttcccgaatacgggatgaataaagttatccaatccaatccaatccaatccaacgcAGTTCCTTCGCATTAACGAAAAGAAAAGGGGGTTTCTGACTGCGCATGCGCCACTGCCCAATGACCTCATAACCACGGCGCGTTCACGTTCGAATTTCGAAGCAAGATTAGTTACCACAAAACGTTTTATTTCACGTATGAAATAACGTTTAAACTTTTTGAAAAATGATAGGTGTATCAAATTAATGCAAATAAACATATAGCAGCTgtgcttgtttgtttatttcctaTTTATAACATGTATATATGAATGCAACTGTTATTAAACATACTGTAGTGCAAACATGTGACATTGGTATCTTGAAAATGCTTAAAAGAATGCACATAACGATCATAAAGTAGTCGATAGTTTATAAATAAACCCAGGTGTTTTGATAGTTGAACACTGCTCTCTAGTGGTGATATTGGATATCACATGCTGCTTGTGTCACCAATTATAAATTGATTTTGTTTATTGAAACGTCATAATGTAGAACGTTATTCTAGTATGTTAGTGGTAAATAGTTGCATATAAAACACTTAACTGTAATCCAGAAGTTTTAAacgttttgagaaaaaaagtcaaatgtgatTTGCACATGAGGATGCCaactttaaattaaattattactcttaacatttaaattgttttttatctTAGTTACTGGCCCCACGACGGGTTACGTTATCTGTAAGTAATGCATGCCTATTTAAAGATACGTTTATTGGAATATATTgatataaaactaaaaaatgtgatCCCAACCCCGCTCTCCCCtatcaattatatatataatgtcgCACGCGCGTGACCTCGCACGGCTGAAACAGAAGCGTGGCGAGGAGTGTCGGGAGCGCGCACGGAGAGGCTTGCTGACGTCACCCAAGCGCCCTGGCTTGCTCTCGTGAGCTGCTGGCAAAAAAGATGGCAAAATCTCATAGATAACTGTCGAGCTGTTAGCATCTGAAATAGCCTTCAATCATTACCGAATGTCTATAGTTTCAGCCTTTTGGGAAGCCTTGCCATTTCCTAATGCTAACAGACGACAAAAAGCTAGTTTATTGCAGAGGTTTTCACCACTGGCTATTGTGGTAGTGgcgaagggagaaaaaaaaggagagcttATTTTTGCGAAATACCAACCAGCCTGCCTCCATATGtccaattggacgtctatttttGGGAATGACAGGTATGTAAACTGCACAATAATGGCGTATCTAAATGTTACGTACAAATCCGCTTAGGGAAAATGCTTGTTTTATCGTGTCTTTACTACGGCGGACCCTTGTAGGATTATTGGggaaaaatgtccctttttgcTCTACAATGACATTTACATAACGTGTTGAGTTGGAGTTAGTGTTTTAGAATTAAATGACAGACAagtgttgagttttttttatgaatttgtagGAAAAAGAGGGTGTTTTTTTCCAGCCCCCTTCGTCCACTATCATGGACAATCCCTCCTTTTCCTCCCTTGCTAGTTTTCACGTAAACGTCAGCACTTACACAATTCCTTCTCCCATTTGATTTGGTAAAACGTGACCAGTTCTTAAGAAAAAGATAAACCCAGGCAATAGTTGTTTATTTAATGATGGGGAAATATTCCATAATTTGAAAGGAAAAAGGGGTTAGCCGGTACGTTGACGTAACGTTAGCAAGGCTAGCAAGGCTATGCAGGTTGACTGAGGGGTTAACATGGTGATTAGGCAACaaattaaatgcattaaaataccCTTTATATCCCTCAACAAGAAATTGAGATTAAGTTTTTGTGTTAAACATcatgttttttacatttactaAAAGTGGCTTCTTTGGCAGAACTTTGTTGGAATGTGTATTAACAAAATAAGAATAGcgtttttattgattgattggaaATGCCCGTTTTATTGCCTGATTGGAAATGCCCGTTTTATTGCCTGATTAGAAATGCCCGTTTTTTCCCCGATATGCATATCAGATACAGACCAAATGTTgtgtacttttgtttttgtactagTGCAACATGCATAAACTTCTCAATTATTCTTGCTTATCACTATTACAGAAGGGCAAATTTTGCTAATGTGaataagctttaaaaaaaatgccatgtcTGAGTAATAAATGCTTAgggctttttttataattattttttttaagaaattgtgtacaaaaacatccaaaaaaatgccacactataccaaaaatatcaataagggAAGGGAAAGCATGAGTGACAGTAGTCGAAAAGCAAATaaaccaaccaaaaccccaactaaccctaaaacaatgtttattctctCCAGATCGGCCTTGAATGTTGGAAACGGGACATCTGCTTATGCCGCCTGTTAGTAAAAGTGGCGAAACTTCTTCCATCATGAATATTGTTGTGCCTTCTGCCTCCAGTTGAACAACCCCAACCGTAAGCACACATCAAGCTAGCTTATTAGCACACATCCAAGGCTACCTAGCCACATTTTACCGCTACTCTCGCATCATCTATCCGGGATAACATGTAcggtagcgcccggtcggttgGCAGAAGCGATGCCAACCACAGCGGCGGCAGGGACTCAAGTGGGGGTGTCAATCAAGGAACGGGTCGCTCCCCTCGCCTCCCTCGCTCCCCTCGAATGGGCCACCGGCGCACCAATAGCACGGGGGGCAGCGGAGGCGGTCCTGGAGGCGCCGGGGGTAAGACGCTATCCATGGAGAACATCCAATCCCTCAACGCGGCGTATGCCACTTCGGGACCGATGTACTTGAGTGATAACGAAGTGGCCCTGGGGGAGCACCTGCCCAAAAACTCGGGTGTGGCCGTGACCCCCATGGGGCGGCAGCGGGTGACCTATGGCTTGAGGAGCAGCGGCGGTGGCACTGGAAGTGGCGTAGTAGCCGGGAGTACGCCTAACATCTCCACTTCGGTGCCTTCGAGTGTGGTGTTGCCCGCGGGTTTGATGGCGGGTGACGCTTTGGCTTTTGGGGACCACCACATGGCGTCCACTGTACCTCATTCTTTAAGGCAGGCCCGGGACAACACAATACTTGACCTTCAGACTCAACTTAAAGAGGTATTTTGCACTTTTCCGGGGCatagtatttattttctgacttattcttaaaaatataaataaaaacaaatttttcaaattaagacaaataagtaaatactgttttatttattcatttaatgtcttgtaaaaagtaaaacaaagaaaaagcctGAATAAAAAGATGCAATTATGTtctttatttacaattttattcattccttttttattcaatcatttctttaatcaaaaacaaaaaagggatatttttcaaaatcatttttatcacgtttttagcatttttaggACCATTTTTGGGTCTATTtctcatcttttttaaatatacttttaattttttattaatttctcaatttattcaTCTctttaattcaaaacaaaaaaagatatatttttaaaatattttttatcatgttttttgtgtttttagggcCATTTTCAGTGTATTTCTCTTtatctaatatatttttattaacattttattaatttctcATTTAatcgttaaaaaaacattaaaaaatatgattaatataaAAGACTTATAGATTGACTTAAtagggatattttttttcactgaccATAAATAGTAAATTCCTCTCGACCAAAGAGTCAAAAAAATTCAGAACTTGCATCAATAACCTTTCCTAATGAAATCTCaaagtataataataattgtgtcTCAGGTCCTGAGAGAAAACGAGTTGTTGCAGCGAGAAGTGGAAATCAAAGAGAGCAAACTGAGCTCCTCCATGAATTCCATCAAAACATTTTGGAGTCCAGAACTGAAAAAGGAGCGAGCCCTCCGCAAAGACGAAGTATCCAAAATCTCTGTGTGGAAGGAACAATACCGCGTTGTTCAAGATGAATCTCAGGTGAGTTTACCTGCATCACTTAACTCATATTTTTCTACCAAATTCATGGCACATCATTCTAATTATTCCCCAAAATAGTTATTTTCTCCTTCTTTCCTAAACTGACGATAATTGTAGAGGGAGGGAAACCGAATGGAATCAAGACAACTATCTTTGTTGTGTCGGGGATCCTTAATTAAAAGGGCAGATCTTGCTAATTTAGCCCCTAACGAGTCGCGGAATCACCGTGGAGTAATTCTAGTAATGCCTAAGCAGCTGCCGGCTAATCAGTGGGTGTTGTAATTTAAGCATGTCGGGTTTGACTTCGGCCTTccacactggcaaaaaaaatgtatactactCCTAAGGCGCTTCGTTTTTTTCTCGTAATTATGTCTAGTCTCTGTTGTCCctgttagtttattttttgtgtagttgtgattttatttttattttttttagggattttcTTAGTAATTTGTACATATCTTTTTCCATTCATGGCATGTTTAATTTTAGCCTAAAACTATATTTCCTTAAATTggtagttgtttgtttttgttatgtatatttaaaggtgggattttcttaatttttttaggATATTGTAAATTTCgtcctaaaaataaaatcacagattttttttttcacccaaaaaaaattcttcagatttttttagacaaataaaGTGCATAACGAGTTTAAACAAAAGTAATGTTAATAAAGGGCAAATcttaaatatgatattttgttaaaatacaaattgCCATTACACAAAGAAAAATCAAACAACTGATTGCTAGTGTTcctaatttgtatttaaaaaaatacatctaaactAAATATGCtccttttttgcataaaaaatatatataaactcacaaattatgggtccgcGTTATACACgggttatactcgaataaatacggtaatataCCTAATATACacttttgaacattttctttCGTTATTCAAAAGATAAAAACGGCAGGCTGGACTACACTGTTCACCAAAATTGGGGACATATCTTTTTGTCGATTAAACCCCATAAAATATTGCTTCAATTAATGTAtattatttgacagtttttgccATTTATAGATCGTAATAGAGGTGAGAAAGTCGGAATTTGGTTTGGATTGGGGAGCGGTGCCATCACGGCAGTGAGTCAGCGGCAGTCACGGGTAGGAAAGGCGATAAAATGAGGGGAAGCGCGAAGATAGGCGAAAAGAATTGAATGCGAGATGAGAAGGAAGCTGAACATTGTGTTGCCAACGTCAAGGAGTGAGCGAAAGAAGTGGGAGAAACGACAAACAGGGTTTGAAACCAAGCCAGATAGACTTGTCTCTTTGTTCTGTCTTGTGAAAAGGCGTGTGTCTTCAGACCGGCGTCAAATGCCACCATCTagcacaggggtgtcaaacatacggcccgcgggccaaatccagcccgtctggtggtttggtacggcccggggacaaagctgcattgtataaaaaaaatacgaattttctttaaaatgtgtagttcttgtattgtccgctaggggcgcagtgttttagtacgtgcagacaacatgaattgacttgtttatgttcttatgtgaTTCTCTTGTTcgtaatatattgttcataatgtaaaaggaaaaatctgttaataaacattttgatactttactcattctttgcactaattattagtattagtgactaataattggtggaaaaaaagtgggcttattgttagttctatgtcattttgcaatgagtttactggtccggccaacttgatctcaaattaagctggattcagcccgcagaccaaagggagtttgacacccctgatctagcctGATTGGGTTTCGCCACTTGCTTTTCTCTGGGTGTGCAATGTCACACCGTCAGGCCACATTTCCTCACGTCGTTACCGCTCCCGAGTCATTAGTTGCCTCAACCATAGTAgccatttagcattttttagctTTGAAAGTTAGCCTGTAAAATAATTTAGCCTCAGATCCGatcatatactgtattttctcgcatataagccatatttgtcacgcaaaaataacaactgaatcgaggttacggcttatatgcgcacaatttagacttgacatgcacaaaactgcaaggtgataaAGACAAAACGTTATTACGTGAGAGAAGGTGGTCatctatttcaaaatagagaaaagataaacagataaatggCTAAAGTCTGTCCATTTTGATCTATgttaaccaatgttccctctaatttttcattggtctgggcagaattacaacctccctgagcacactgagtatcagtgtgacatcatcattgctcgtttTGGGCACAACAGTTTTagcaggtgtatgtcaatgttgcctctaatttttcatgtaaaaatgctgtaaaacacaaaaaaacataagagtggacagagctactaccactggctgccatgtaaacggcgccatcatggggaaaggaataaaaaaaacaagtttggattttatttactgcgcaccatatgattgctgctgcgcagagaagccgagagtagtgcgcaattgttaACTCATAGACTGCCATTGGATTATTTTCCACTGCCTcaccttatttatttattgttatcccTCCCACAGCATCTCCAGATGACCGTTCAGGCTCTCCAGGACGAACTAAGGATCCAAAGAGACCTGAACCAGCTTCTCCAACAAGACCCCGCCAGCCAAAGCCGAGACTTGGCCCTAGCCTCAGAACCCACCGAAGAAAACTTCAGACGACTCCATTGTGAGCACGACCGGCAGGCCAAGGAGCtttttctcctcaggaaaacttTGGAGGAGATGGAGATGAGAATCGACACACAGAAACAAACCCTGGGAGCTCGCGATGAATCCATCAGGAAACTCCTGGAGATGTTACAAAGCAAAGGTAGATGGCTAAGctttaaaaagaacaattctttttttatttacagcaTTGCTTTAGCTAAGGATTTTCTAGTGCGAGATACTGATTCCTGGCAACCGACCCAGTGCGCCTTGAAGTTATTTATGGCCGCCCGACGAGGGAAAGCACTCGTCTGGTCCTTCAGATTGCAGCTTTTATGCCTTCATGATGTGTCGGGAAACTATGAGGCTGTCtgtcaaaatgacaaaatccTTGCCAGTATAGTTTGATAGCTTGTTTTCAACTCTTGCTATAGAAGACGGAATATTATGTTGCATTCACTGAAGGTGGGTGACTTTtacaatataccgtattttcacgactataaggcgcacgtaaaagtcttaaaatttctccaaaatatacagtgcgccttataatccagtgcgccttataatccagtgcgccttatatatggaaaaaacagaaaaccaaaaaacgaaaaaccaccactgtcggatattaaaaaaaacacaaaggcctgaactgaaacaatactgttaaatatgcagatgccatcttggtttacaaaatcttccatcgtatagctcctcccccactgcaagattttataccaaaaaatccaaaacatcaacaatggctggctctagaggtgactataAAGTAGTGagggcttcatacctggaagtcaatagcaattaccgtattttcacgactataaggcgcacttaaaagtcttaaattttctctaaaatagacagtgcgccttataatacagtgcgccttatatatggaaaaaatgtcattcattgggggtgcgccttataatgcggtgcgccttatagtcgtgaaaatacggtactgaaAATATCTACATAGCCCTGGAGTATTAtatgatggagaaaaaaaaatggaactcaGTAATCACCTGTGACATATCTAATCATGCCAGCCTTATGTCAGTTTGGCAGATAGCTTGATAGCTAGCCGTCCTCGGAGAGTCTTAACGTGGGTTGTTTGCAAGCTGTTAATTAACACTCCGCTTGAGGTAAATTAAATACACACAACAAATGAAATGAGACACAAAGTTTATTCAAATAGGACATTTATTTGGAATTCTTTggtccacccaaaaaaaatgaagctaatTTACTTTGTATGCTCCCAACAATTCTTTTTTTGGAGAGTTCTACCATGCTGTTATGTCTTTATTATTGAGTATGAGCACACATTGTCTGTTATATAAGCAGGAAATTAAAaatggtttgtctttttttttattttttatttttttaggcccATCTGCTAAAGCGTCAGAGGAGGACCAAGAGCGCACCAGGAGGTTGGCGGATGCAGAAATGCATCGGCACCACCTTGAAAGTTTACTCGATCAACGAGACCGAGAGATGGGGGCGTTGAGAGAAGTAATGCCATGttttattgaaattaaaaaaaacaatacaacttAAATACAGTCAGTAACTCTTGATTATTGACAGGAACTTCATCGTAGATACGAGGCAACACCAGAGTCCACCAAAACGAAGGCTTTGCAGACAGTCATCGACATGAAGGTAAGGACTTAGGGTGGAGTTAGGACTCTGTGCACCTGAATTTTGTGGATTATTTGGTCATtagcaatgttccctcaaattttttgttggtctgggaataaagacaacctccctgagcgcactgagtaccagtgtgagtgacatcatcattgctcgccatgggcacaccagtataagcatggtgcatgtcaatgttccctctaatttttcatgtaaaacatgctgtaaaacgcaaaaaaacataagagtggacagagctactgtcactggctgccATGTAGATGGCGCCACCATGGCGAAAggggttaaaaatgtttttcaaaagtttggattttatttactgcgcgccatatgattgctgctgcgcagagaagacgagagtagtgcttagagtaggggtgtcaaactttggtctgcgggccgaatacagcttaatttgagatcaagcgggccagaccagtaaactcattgcaaaatgacatagaactaacaataagcccactttttaaaatttgtattagtcactaatactaataattagtgcaaataatgagtaaattatcaaattgtttattaacagaattttccttttacattatgaacaatatattatgaacaagaaaataacataagaacataaataaatgtcaattcatgttgtctgcacatactaaaacactgcgcccctagcggatcatacaagaactacacattttaaagaaaattcctatttttttatacaatgcagctttcttcacCGGGCCGTACCACACCACCacacgggccggatccggctcgcgtgccgtatgtttgacacccctggcttaGAGCGAACATTGGTCATGacatgaatttttttgtacttccAGGATGCAAAGATCAACTCAATGGATCGGAACATGAGGGACATGGAGGAGGAGCTACTCATGATGAAGTCCAATGGACTTCTAAGCTGCGAGGAGCGGCAGGAGGAGATGAAGCAAATGGAAGTCTATCGCAGCCACAcaaagttcatgaaaaacaAGGTCTGAATTTAGGTCCACCAAGGAGTTACCCACATTTCTACTGTAAAATCTGTTGCATTCACGGTCACTCCAGATGGAGCAGGTGAAGCAAGACCTCTCCAGGAAGGACACTGAACTTCTTGGCCTTCAGACCAAACTGGAGACACTCACCAATCAGTTTTCAGACAGCAAACAACACATTGAGGTCCTCAAGGAGTCTCTCACTGCCAAGGAGCAGAGAGCTGCCATTTTACAGACCGAGGTACAAATTACCCACTCAAACCACAGCTCGGGTTATTCAGTACTAGCGTCTTCTTTCTCTTATTTTTCTGGCTAGGTGGATGCCTTACGCCTCCGCTTAGAAGAAAAGGAAGCCACACTGAATAAGAAAAGCAAGCAAATCCAAGAAGTGTCTGAAGAGAAGGGCACACTTAGTGGAGAAATCCACGATCTCAAAGACATGCTTGAAGTGAAGGAACGGAAAGTCAACGTGCTGCAGAAGAAGGTCATTTCCGTTTGACAGTTTATTATCTTAACACCCAAAAAAGTTCAGATTACATACTTTCTCCTAAGGGCGACAGGCCAAAACTTACTGAGTGTTTCCCTTTGTAGATTGAGAACCTTCAGGAACAATTGAGGGACAAAGAGAAGCAGATGAGTAGCTTGAAGGAGAGAGTTAAGTCCTTACAGGCCGACACATCCAACACTGATACTGCCCTCACCACGTTGGAGGAGTCTCTTGCTGAAAAGGTACCAACTAGCTATACATTAGCTCATGGAGGTGAAAATAATAGTGTtaccccgctacttcgcggttcagctatcgcggactcagagcttcgtggatttttgggggaaaaaaaaaaatacaaatattacattgaaacaacatattttacagttttttttagttataacatgaatttcactctctctacccgtattctatattgtgtactgtatacaggggggtaaaaaaaataaaaaaaaataaaaatattaataataaaaaaatatctaaaataaaaaaaaattgaataaaattcaaattaagcatttttgaaggggaatccctacttcgcggaaattcacttgtggcgggtggtcccggtccccattaaccgcgataagcgagggaacactataaaCACGTtgctccaaaaaaatggatgaacaaGGGAAATGATTGACTCAAAATGGCTGCTCATATCCATTTTTCCCAatgcatattttaatttttt
Proteins encoded in this window:
- the LOC144183026 gene encoding ELKS/Rab6-interacting/CAST family member 1-like: MYGSARSVGRSDANHSGGRDSSGGVNQGTGRSPRLPRSPRMGHRRTNSTGGSGGGPGGAGGKTLSMENIQSLNAAYATSGPMYLSDNEVALGEHLPKNSGVAVTPMGRQRVTYGLRSSGGGTGSGVVAGSTPNISTSVPSSVVLPAGLMAGDALAFGDHHMASTVPHSLRQARDNTILDLQTQLKEVLRENELLQREVEIKESKLSSSMNSIKTFWSPELKKERALRKDEVSKISVWKEQYRVVQDESQHLQMTVQALQDELRIQRDLNQLLQQDPASQSRDLALASEPTEENFRRLHCEHDRQAKELFLLRKTLEEMEMRIDTQKQTLGARDESIRKLLEMLQSKGPSAKASEEDQERTRRLADAEMHRHHLESLLDQRDREMGALREELHRRYEATPESTKTKALQTVIDMKDAKINSMDRNMRDMEEELLMMKSNGLLSCEERQEEMKQMEVYRSHTKFMKNKMEQVKQDLSRKDTELLGLQTKLETLTNQFSDSKQHIEVLKESLTAKEQRAAILQTEVDALRLRLEEKEATLNKKSKQIQEVSEEKGTLSGEIHDLKDMLEVKERKVNVLQKKIENLQEQLRDKEKQMSSLKERVKSLQADTSNTDTALTTLEESLAEKERIIERLKEQRDRDDREKTEELDCNKKELKELKEKLSLLQGDLSDRETSLLDLKEHASSLASSGLKKDSKLKSLEIALEQKREECLKLDNHLKRAQNATLEAQANTELAERIKNLEQEVVRHKEDSGKAQAEVDRLLEILREMENEKNDKDKKINELEGLASRQMKDQTKKVASLKHKEQVEKSKNARLMDEAKKREDNMSESSLQVKDSLRLKSERIEELEEALRESVQITAEREMVLAQEEAARCLQEKQKYSLNAMHESNLTHLKWSKMEELLGAMEKVKQELESMRAKLSSTQQSLCEKEAHLTTLRAERRKHLEEVLEMKQEALLAAISEKDANIALLELSSSKKKKTQDEVSLLKREKDRLVQQLKQQTQNRMKLMADNYEDEHLKTAPDHTNHKPSPDQMMIAPVVALCQNRSKLKLYIAHLTDLCHDRDPSILSQLTPPAHYHHSDPDDWEDELLKMTAEQLEKELELCEKESGDLQEYANCVLQQIADCCPDILEQVVNALEESC